A single window of Lutzomyia longipalpis isolate SR_M1_2022 chromosome 1, ASM2433408v1 DNA harbors:
- the LOC129797611 gene encoding aspartate aminotransferase, cytoplasmic-like, with product MTSAFDDVQLTPPIEVFALTKAYNEDINDKKVNLSIGIYRTDEGKPWVLPVVARIEAQIAGNEALNHEYLPVTGDEQFTKVAVAHLLGEDSPAIRENRVIGCQALSGTGALRLGAELLARVMHKTTYCVSIPTWDNHDDVFTSAGFTHTHCYRYWHSARREIDIDGMLEDLVAAPEGSVVNLHACAHNPTGCDPTREQWKRIADVCEARKLFPFFDSAYQGFASGDPIEDAFAVRYFVSRGFEIMCAQSFVKNFGLYSERVGNLAIVLGNPTKLPAVVSQLSLLIRGMYSSPPAFGSRIVGTILNDPELRAEWMLCIKTMSERIMRMRRMLYDHLIALKTPGTWSHIIDQIGMFSYTGLSEEQSQRLAREFHIYLPKSGRISLSGLNDRNMEYVAKAIHYVITTTTTP from the coding sequence ATGACGAGTGCTTTTGATGATGTACAGCTGACGCCCCCAATTGAGGTGTTTGCCCTCACCAAGGCCTACAACGAGGATATCAATGACAAGAAGGTGAACCTGAGTATTGGAATTTATCGTACAGATGAAGGTAAACCCTGGGTGCTACCTGTGGTAGCAAGGATTGAGGCACAAATTGCTGGCAATGAAGCACTCAATCATGAATACCTCCCCGTGACTGGAGATGAGCAATTTACAAAGGTTGCTGTTGCGCATCTACTCGGTGAAGACTCTCCAGCAATCCGAGAGAATCGTGTAATAGGATGTCAGGCACTCTCTGGCACAGGAGCTCTCCGCTTAGGTGCTGAATTGTTAGCTCGTGTGATGCACAAGACAACCTATTGCGTTTCAATCCCAACATGGGACAATCATGATGACGTCTTCACCTCTGCTGGTTTCACGCACACCCATTGCTACAGGTACTGGCATTCAGCACGACGAGAGATTGATATTGATGGAATGCTTGAAGATTTGGTAGCAGCACCTGAAGGATCAGTTGTTAATCTACATGCTTGTGCCCACAATCCCACAGGATGTGATCCAACTCGTGAACAATGGAAGCGCATTGCTGATGTTTGTGAAGCCCGAAAGCTTTTCCCATTCTTTGATTCGGCATACCAGGGATTTGCCAGTGGAGATCCCATTGAGGATGCTTTTGCTGTTCGCTACTTTGTCTCACGGGGCTTTGAGATAATGTGTGCTCAGAGCTTTGTTAAGAACTTCGGACTCTACTCTGAGAGAGTTGGGAATTTAGCAATTGTCCTCGGGAATCCTACAAAATTACCAGCTGTTGTATCCCAACTATCGCTCCTTATTCGTGGAATGTACTCCAGTCCACCAGCCTTTGGGAGTCGCATTGTAGGAACAATTCTCAATGATCCGGAATTACGAGCAGAATGGATGCTTTGCATAAAGACAATGTCAGAGCGAATTATGCGAATGAGGAGGATGCTTTACGATCACTTGATTGCGCTCAAGACACCCGGAACGTGGAGTCACATCATTGATCAAATTGGTATGTTCTCCTACACGGGGCTCAGTGAAGAACAATCACAACGTCTTGCCAGGGAATTCCACATTTATCTCCCCAAATCTGGACGCATCTCCTTGTCTGGACTGAATGACCGGAACATGGAATATGTGGCCAAAGCTATTCATTACGTCATCACGACTACCACAACGccatga
- the LOC129797774 gene encoding 39S ribosomal protein L20, mitochondrial, with translation MVFTTVVNFIRARGPDEFWRKRKIFKLSAHFVGRKRNCYSLAIRNVHRALQYATKGRELKKRDMSDLWSARVAAGCEQHGISFYTFMESLQRCNILLNKKVLSELAAWEPRTFEALARIAREKATVDELPDVKNKDVSSGVITRSTLK, from the exons ATGGTTTTCACAACAGTTGTTAATTTCATACGAGCCCGCGGTCCCGATGAGTTCTGGAGGaagaggaaaatattcaaactaTCTGCG CATTTTGTGGGGCGTAAGAGGAATTGCTACTCCTTGGCCATCAGGAATGTTCACAGAGCACTGCAGTATGCTACGAAAGGGCGTGAGCTAAAGAAGCGCGACATGAGTGATCTGTGGTCAGCGAGAGTTGCTGCCGGATGTGAACAGCATGGGATTTCTTTCTACACCTTCATGGAATCACTGCAGAGATGCAACATATTGCTAAATAAGAAAGTCCTATCGGAACTTGCTGCATGGGAGCCGAGAACATTTGAAGCTCTTGCACGAATTGCGCGAGAGAAGGCTACTGTTGATGAACTTCCGGACGTAAAGAACAAAGACGTTTCATCAGGAGTAATTACGAGAAGCACGCTAAAGTAG
- the LOC129797753 gene encoding vacuolar protein sorting-associated protein 29, with amino-acid sequence MLVLVLGDLHIPHRCSTLPAKFKKLLVPGRIHHILCTGNLCTRDTYDYLKTLASDVHIVRGDFDDGHAYPDHKVVTVGQFRIGLTHGHKIMPWGDPEALAFLQRQLNVDILISGHTHKFEAYEHESRFYINPGSATGAYSAISAKATPSFVLMDIQSATVVTYVYQLIGDEVKVERIEYKKN; translated from the exons atg CTGGTCCTGGTGCTGGGGGATCTCCACATTCCGCATCGATGCAGTACCCTTCCAGCCAAGTTTAAGAAACTTCTAGTGCCCGGACGGATTCATCACATCCTGTGTACGGGGAATCTCTGCACCCGGGACACGTATGATTACCTAAAGACACTGGCAAGTGATGTTCACATTGTCCGTGGGGATTTTGACGATGGGCACGCATATCCCGATCACAAGGTTGTCACTGTTGGACAGTTTCGGATTGGCCTGACGCACGGGCACAAAATTATGCCATGGGGTGACCCCGAGGCATTGGCTTTCCTGCAGAGGCAACTCAATGTGGACATTCTCATTTCCGGGCATACACACAAATTTGAGGCGTACGAGCATGAGAGTCGCTTCTATATCAATCCAGGCTCTGCAACTGGTGCCTATAGTGCTATCAGTGCAAAAGCAACCCCCTCCTTTGTTCTCATGGACATCCAGAGCGCTACTGTGGTCACCTACGTCTACCAATTGATTGGGGACGAAGTAAAGGTGGAGCGTATcgaatataagaaaaactaa
- the LOC129797710 gene encoding phosphomannomutase-like: protein MKREDILLLFDVDGTLTPPRSVIDPTIESFLYERIKPKATIGIVGGADLEKMFEQLNGKKILQEFDYVFPENGLVQIKNGQEVGKESLISHLGEATIQRFINYVLRYLADLEVPIKRGTFLEFRNGMMNICPVGRQCSWSERQLFAEYDRKHGVREKMIQSLREEFADVDLTYSIGGQISFDIFPRGWDKTYCLNFVEKDGNFKEIHFFGDKTEPGGNDYEIFSDSRTIGHKVQSPEDTKRILEEILL from the coding sequence ATGAAGAGGGAAGATATTTTGTTACTTTTTGATGTGGACGGTACACTGACACCACCACGATCTGTGATAGATCCAACCATTGAATCATTCCTGTATGAGAGAATAAAACCCAAAGCTACCATTGGGATTGTCGGTGGAGCTGATTTGGAGAAAATGTTTGAGCAGTTAAACGGCAAAAAGATCCTTCAGGAGTTTGATTATGTCTTCCCTGAGAATGGGCTTGTTCAGATAAAGAATGGCCAGGAAGTTGGAAAGGAATCCCTCATTAGCCACTTGGGTGAGGCTACAATTCAGAGATTCATTAACTACGTCCTCCGCTACCTGGCTGACCTGGAAGTTCCAATCAAGAGAGGAACATTCCTTGAATTTCGCAATGGAATGATGAATATCTGCCCTGTTGGGCGTCAATGTAGCTGGAGTGAGAGGCAGCTCTTTGCCGAATACGACCGGAAGCATGGTGTGAGGGAGAAGATGATCCAATCGCTGCGTGAGGAGTTTGCAGATGTGGATCTAACGTACAGCATTGGAGGCCAAATAAGCTTTGACATCTTCCCACGAGGCTGGGATAAGACCTACTGCttgaattttgtggaaaaagatggaaatttcaaggaaattcatttctttggTGACAAAACCGAACCTGGTGGGAATGATTATGAAATCTTCTCCGACTCCCGGACCATTGGGCACAAAGTACAAAGCCCCGAAGACACTAAACgcattttagaagaaattctccTCTAA
- the LOC129797793 gene encoding uncharacterized protein LOC129797793, which produces MDSNLETFCREILETPNTEGCLLANGQGLCIEAKGKVASPESSGILVALSEQAAKLEPNSNPPTVVLDYKDLTCFIQKHDSHTTAVYRRKK; this is translated from the exons ATGGATTCCAACTTGGAAACGTTCTGCAGGGAAAT CTTGGAAACCCCCAATACGGAGGGCTGTCTTCTGGCAAATGGTCAGGGATTGTGCATTGAGGCAAAGGGCAAAGTTGCATCACCCGAATCATCAGGAATTTTGGTGGCTCTCTCAGAGCAAGCAGCAAAACTCGAACCAAACAGCAACCCGCCCACTGTTGTACTCGATTACAAAGATCT GACGTGCTTTATTCAAAAACATGACTCTCATACCACAGCAGTCTATCGGAGGAAGAAGTAA
- the LOC129797781 gene encoding proteasome maturation protein — protein sequence MEASVKVMPGMKDSFDVTKGHLAPLDKNCSGQISFEHPLKLSEEKYEAHSNSLNMNILRNREGIHAPLKMTMEMQAVKKVGRLPFLQSSNASLDSLIGRDLCLDFTDFLNSPEFSETLRQPHAVMEKSLGIL from the coding sequence ATGGAAGCTTCTGTGAAAGTAATGCCTGGGATGAAGGACTCATTTGACGTGACTAAAGGCCATTTAGCACCACTGGACAAGAATTGCTCTGGGCAAATAAGTTTTGAGCATCCACTGAAGCTGTCCGAGGAGAAATACGAGGCCCACAGTAATAGTCTCAACATGAATATACTTCGCAATCGTGAGGGCATCCATGCACCCCTGAAGATGACCATGGAGATGCAGGCAGTGAAGAAAGTCGGCCGGTTGCCGTTCCTGCAATCGAGCAATGCCTCCCTGGATTCCCTAATTGGACGGGATCTTTGTCTCGATTTCACAGACTTCCTCAATTCGCCGGAATTCAGTGAAACTCTCCGTCAACCACATGCAGTGATGGAGAAATCTTTGGGTATTTTGTAA